A DNA window from Bacteroidales bacterium contains the following coding sequences:
- a CDS encoding patatin-like phospholipase family protein, with protein sequence MNNQLPRQPFNTIALSLSGGGYRAASFHLGLLTYLSCVHWKGLPLLERIRVISTVSGGTFTGVCYASSLARNQSLNECYEKLYRFMAEVDLIREGLTKLSGYHDWKSVKGRSLINAFSLVYFDKLEKDNFSLLFENKTHLKEIIFNATEFSYGLPFRFQRCELKQEEYNYAFLGNRQVNMPPEAIGEIRLADIIAASSCFPMGFEPINFPDDFRHDGSPVLNSLKESYHTDQWGNKCKFPVGLMDGGIVDNQGIDSVIWAEKRMKEYKGEMKKFISEDDKAIDLYIISDVASPFMDAYVKTKEKPMKSWRNLNFKRFMWFGLVFLLAATAATYFGFQAASRFWIYFYGVLAAVLFMAGAGSIFLSRMFNWMMRIFKVPEFFIRRLGNFSNLKFGIYETLIKNRIDSIKSMVSEVFMKQIRRQEYGRVYNEAGWDTRLIMNAVYELTPQQTVYRNKEKKGILSDELRNVSPILMAAAEKAKSMGTTLWFTPDELKGEKENMLNTLIASGQFTACYNLLEYFEKVLWNTDHKLDYDAYPDTLKSQLKELYQKMLNDWKAFNADPYWMVKAYQQNTKSDLKIHEL encoded by the coding sequence ATGAATAACCAATTACCCAGGCAACCGTTTAACACGATTGCCCTCTCTTTGTCTGGTGGTGGTTACCGGGCAGCTTCTTTCCACCTGGGACTGCTTACCTACCTGTCGTGCGTCCATTGGAAGGGCCTGCCGCTCCTCGAAAGGATCCGCGTTATCTCCACTGTCTCAGGCGGAACATTCACCGGTGTATGCTACGCATCCTCCCTCGCCCGGAACCAATCGCTCAATGAGTGCTATGAAAAACTTTACCGTTTCATGGCTGAAGTGGACCTGATCAGGGAAGGGCTCACAAAACTGTCCGGATACCACGATTGGAAGAGTGTCAAGGGCCGAAGCCTCATCAACGCCTTCTCCCTGGTTTATTTTGATAAACTGGAGAAGGATAACTTTTCGCTGTTGTTTGAAAATAAGACCCACCTCAAAGAAATCATTTTCAACGCTACGGAATTCAGCTACGGCCTACCTTTCCGGTTTCAGAGATGTGAATTGAAGCAAGAGGAATACAATTACGCTTTCCTTGGAAACAGGCAGGTGAACATGCCTCCGGAAGCCATCGGGGAGATCCGCCTGGCAGACATCATCGCGGCATCGTCCTGCTTTCCGATGGGCTTCGAGCCGATCAATTTCCCGGATGATTTCAGGCATGACGGCTCTCCGGTCCTGAATTCCTTAAAAGAATCATACCATACCGACCAGTGGGGCAACAAATGCAAGTTTCCGGTTGGCCTGATGGACGGGGGCATCGTGGATAACCAGGGTATCGACAGCGTGATCTGGGCCGAAAAAAGGATGAAGGAATACAAAGGGGAGATGAAAAAATTCATTTCAGAGGATGACAAAGCCATCGACCTGTATATCATTTCCGATGTGGCTTCACCGTTCATGGATGCCTATGTAAAGACCAAGGAAAAGCCCATGAAAAGCTGGCGGAATCTTAATTTCAAGCGGTTCATGTGGTTCGGGCTGGTCTTTCTGCTGGCCGCCACCGCTGCTACGTATTTCGGATTCCAGGCAGCCAGCCGTTTCTGGATCTATTTCTACGGAGTCCTGGCAGCCGTCCTTTTCATGGCAGGTGCTGGCAGCATTTTTCTTTCAAGAATGTTTAACTGGATGATGAGAATATTTAAAGTGCCGGAATTTTTCATCCGGCGCCTGGGAAATTTCTCCAACCTGAAATTCGGCATATACGAGACACTGATCAAGAACCGGATCGACAGTATCAAAAGCATGGTGTCGGAGGTCTTTATGAAACAGATCAGGAGGCAGGAGTATGGCAGGGTTTACAATGAAGCCGGCTGGGATACGCGGTTGATAATGAATGCCGTTTATGAGCTGACTCCGCAACAAACGGTATACAGGAATAAGGAAAAAAAGGGTATCCTGAGCGATGAGTTAAGGAATGTGAGCCCGATCCTCATGGCTGCTGCTGAGAAAGCCAAGTCCATGGGTACTACCCTGTGGTTTACCCCCGATGAGCTGAAAGGTGAAAAAGAAAACATGCTCAATACCCTCATCGCCAGCGGCCAGTTTACGGCTTGCTATAACCTGCTGGAATATTTTGAGAAAGTCCTTTGGAACACTGATCACAAACTGGATTACGATGCTTATCCCGACACGCTTAAATCCCAATTGAAAGAGCTTTACCAAAAAATGCTGAATGACTGGAAGGCCTTCAATGCCGATCCGTATTGGATGGTCAAGGCCTATCAGCAAAACACAAAGTCTGACCTGAAAATCCATGAATTATGA
- a CDS encoding nucleotidyltransferase substrate binding protein produces MERDIRWLQRFNNLKKAFQKLEEAVEIDSLSELEREGLIQRFEYTYELAWKTLQDLLEEKGYIDIKGPTPVLQQSFQDGYIVDGEEWMKLKKSRENTSHTYNKEVAEEIVENIISSYFRLFEQLIVRLEQEAGWPKQEKLF; encoded by the coding sequence ATGGAAAGAGATATTCGTTGGTTACAGCGGTTCAACAACCTGAAAAAAGCATTTCAGAAACTGGAAGAAGCTGTGGAAATCGACTCTCTTTCCGAACTGGAAAGAGAAGGGCTGATTCAACGGTTTGAATATACCTATGAGTTGGCATGGAAAACACTTCAAGACCTTTTGGAAGAAAAAGGATACATTGATATAAAAGGTCCGACTCCGGTGTTACAGCAATCATTCCAGGATGGATACATTGTTGATGGTGAAGAATGGATGAAACTTAAGAAAAGCAGGGAAAACACATCGCATACATACAATAAGGAAGTGGCTGAAGAGATCGTGGAAAACATCATTTCTTCCTATTTTCGTTTATTTGAACAGCTCATCGTCCGGCTTGAACAGGAAGCCGGCTGGCCGAAACAGGAGAAACTCTTTTAA
- a CDS encoding DNA-deoxyinosine glycosylase yields MPFGLSIETITGITATIAANRSVTRVILFGSRAKGNPRPGSDIDIAVTGSGLSLDDYLSFSLQIDRLELAQKVDLVDHLKINDDELIDHIRRVGVVLYENGRFRKYGLPPVIDYNSRILILGTFPSEISLEKQQFYANPANKFWMILCSVINESYTLNYDQRIQLLKKHRIALWDVVESCLREGSGDNEIRFERPNDLETLINQFPSLTHLLFNGTNPVRFFTKLGLDEGPMVLVPSLPSSSGLNTHLTLSEKIDRWAVIHYIPGFH; encoded by the coding sequence ATGCCATTCGGATTATCCATCGAAACAATAACCGGCATCACAGCGACCATCGCAGCAAATCGATCCGTAACCAGGGTAATCCTGTTTGGATCCAGGGCAAAAGGCAATCCCAGGCCTGGATCTGATATCGATATTGCGGTCACAGGCTCTGGTCTTTCATTGGATGACTACCTGAGCTTTTCATTGCAGATTGACCGCCTTGAACTGGCTCAGAAAGTAGATCTGGTCGATCATCTGAAGATCAACGATGATGAACTGATTGACCACATCCGGCGTGTAGGTGTGGTTCTTTATGAAAATGGCCGGTTCAGAAAATATGGACTACCTCCTGTGATTGATTATAATTCCCGAATCCTGATCCTTGGGACTTTCCCATCTGAAATATCACTGGAAAAACAACAATTCTATGCTAATCCAGCAAACAAGTTCTGGATGATCCTTTGTTCCGTAATAAATGAATCCTATACTTTAAACTATGATCAACGCATTCAATTATTAAAAAAACACCGGATTGCACTTTGGGACGTGGTAGAAAGTTGTCTCCGTGAAGGCAGCGGGGATAATGAGATTAGATTTGAAAGACCTAATGATCTCGAAACACTTATTAATCAATTCCCATCCCTTACACATCTTCTATTCAACGGTACTAATCCCGTCCGGTTTTTCACAAAACTCGGATTAGATGAAGGACCAATGGTCTTGGTCCCTTCTCTTCCATCCTCCAGTGGATTGAATACCCACCTGACTCTTTCCGAAAAGATCGATCGCTGGGCTGTGATTCATTATATTCCAGGGTTTCATTGA
- a CDS encoding VWA domain-containing protein — translation MKTMNKKSKTLAGLYRILPALPVILVAGAIMLLSTCKKDEDNSDKAFKSMNDDSTTAIDVTIPRIELGLGRSTTITVFLSVTDQNGNPFKEFNQYNFNIKQVCDGYTDTAVIASITFTKAQAEGYNTAAAMTMDYSGSMGGANKKNMEKAAKQFVYLKEDQDYCEIIKFDESYEVTLPFSTDIDLLLAAIDSDYGGGSTAFYDATFKGIQDAADFVLSNFGLIPSVLAFTDGKENSSTLADLPFCITMSQKEQVPVFTIGYGNVDSLDLQQLAEETGGRYFYTPDSEGLTALYSLISGQLENLYMLTWEYDNPACEKVWVLVTATYTCANGTFTAKNEKYVFTAKK, via the coding sequence ATGAAAACAATGAATAAAAAAAGTAAGACATTGGCCGGTCTGTATAGGATCCTGCCGGCTTTGCCGGTCATCCTGGTTGCAGGAGCTATCATGCTTTTGAGCACCTGCAAAAAGGATGAAGACAATAGTGACAAGGCATTCAAGAGCATGAATGACGATTCAACCACCGCTATCGACGTGACGATTCCCAGGATAGAGCTCGGACTGGGAAGATCCACGACCATCACGGTATTCCTCTCGGTCACCGACCAGAATGGCAATCCTTTCAAGGAGTTCAACCAGTATAATTTCAATATCAAGCAGGTGTGTGACGGATATACTGATACGGCTGTCATAGCTTCCATCACATTTACAAAAGCCCAGGCTGAGGGTTATAATACTGCCGCAGCCATGACCATGGATTATTCAGGGAGCATGGGCGGGGCCAATAAGAAAAATATGGAAAAAGCGGCCAAGCAGTTTGTTTACCTGAAAGAGGACCAGGATTATTGCGAGATCATTAAATTCGATGAATCATATGAGGTGACATTGCCATTTTCGACGGATATTGATCTCCTCCTGGCAGCCATTGACTCTGATTATGGCGGGGGATCCACGGCATTTTATGATGCTACTTTTAAAGGGATCCAGGATGCGGCTGATTTTGTCCTCTCAAACTTTGGCCTGATACCTTCTGTCCTGGCTTTCACCGATGGAAAAGAAAATTCATCAACGCTTGCCGATCTCCCCTTCTGCATCACGATGAGCCAGAAAGAACAGGTCCCGGTCTTTACCATCGGATATGGCAATGTTGACTCACTGGATCTGCAGCAACTTGCAGAAGAAACCGGCGGAAGGTATTTTTACACCCCCGATTCGGAAGGGCTGACAGCATTATACAGCCTGATAAGCGGACAGTTAGAGAACCTCTATATGCTGACCTGGGAATATGACAATCCCGCCTGCGAGAAGGTGTGGGTCCTTGTAACCGCAACCTATACCTGCGCTAACGGCACATTTACTGCGAAGAATGAGAAGTACGTGTTTACGGCGAAGAAATAG
- a CDS encoding fibrobacter succinogenes major paralogous domain-containing protein — protein sequence MKKISGTIRRIEADLFADPWWSLYAGAGIGAGVKVEVWDFTLIDYETDPPPILYEILIASAGSSFNQAPEEPSDPIPADNITEVSITSPLSWTCSDPDSDPLTFDIYFGTESPPPLVQSATGDFSYDPGNLINSTVYYWRVVAKDDHDHTVAGPVWTFATEASGGGTGDPCPGLSSITYQGKVYHTALIATQCWLKENLDAGTMINSSQAQGDNAIMEKYCYQNQAINCNLKGGLYQWNEMMNYSTTAGAKGICPDGWHVPTDAEVKTMEIALGMSPADADLTGWRGTDQGTQLKPGGPTGFDALMGGIYNLGFFSDLGVNGYFATSTESTSTNSWIRLMNVDNPKVSRYETLKQNAVSVRCLKD from the coding sequence TTGAAAAAGATTTCGGGTACAATCCGCCGGATCGAAGCCGACCTGTTTGCAGATCCCTGGTGGTCGCTGTATGCCGGTGCCGGGATCGGGGCAGGGGTTAAGGTTGAAGTATGGGATTTTACCCTAATCGATTATGAAACCGATCCCCCTCCGATCCTTTACGAGATCCTTATCGCTTCTGCAGGATCTTCCTTCAACCAGGCACCGGAAGAGCCATCAGATCCTATTCCTGCGGATAATATAACGGAAGTGAGCATCACTTCACCGTTGTCATGGACATGTTCAGATCCCGACAGCGACCCGCTGACATTCGATATTTATTTTGGGACCGAAAGCCCTCCACCGCTGGTGCAATCCGCTACCGGTGATTTCAGCTATGATCCCGGGAACTTGATTAACAGCACGGTTTACTATTGGCGCGTCGTGGCGAAAGATGATCATGACCATACTGTCGCCGGCCCGGTCTGGACCTTTGCCACCGAGGCTTCCGGCGGAGGGACAGGTGACCCGTGCCCCGGACTCTCATCCATAACTTACCAGGGAAAGGTCTATCATACTGCGTTGATCGCGACACAATGCTGGCTGAAGGAAAACCTGGATGCCGGCACCATGATCAACAGCAGCCAGGCACAGGGCGATAATGCGATCATGGAAAAATACTGCTACCAGAACCAGGCTATTAACTGTAACCTTAAAGGCGGCCTGTATCAATGGAACGAGATGATGAACTATTCTACTACCGCCGGGGCAAAAGGAATCTGTCCTGACGGCTGGCATGTGCCCACCGACGCAGAGGTGAAAACGATGGAGATTGCCCTCGGGATGTCTCCTGCCGATGCAGATCTCACCGGGTGGCGTGGCACCGACCAGGGCACACAGCTCAAACCGGGCGGTCCGACCGGCTTTGATGCACTCATGGGCGGGATTTATAACCTCGGATTTTTCTCTGATCTGGGTGTCAACGGCTACTTTGCTACCTCCACTGAATCTACATCGACCAACTCCTGGATAAGACTGATGAATGTGGATAACCCCAAGGTCAGCCGCTATGAAACCCTGAAGCAAAATGCAGTTTCTGTCAGATGTTTGAAAGATTAA
- a CDS encoding DUF2779 domain-containing protein, with protein sequence MPPTLSKSTYLRGSQCKKSLYLHWHQPKLKDQISAMQQAIFSQGTDVGKLAQQLFPGGTDAGIHVPANYAKSIEMTSQLIRDGASVIYEAGFSMNGLHCFVDILVKNEEGWKAYEVKSSTQVKPVNLLDAAFQYHVMTRSGLELADVSLVVLNTAYERNGELDMHQLFKIESVYQRILQLQDKVQQDIADFFFTLTAPLAPVIDIGPHCSDPYDCDFHGHCWQHVPDYSIFNISRLGGDKKWDLYNMGILRFEDIPPDFKLNDSQWQQVMAELKGETHIDKDTIRMFLDGLNYPLYFLDFESFQPAAPMFNRSRSYQQIVFQYSMHIMHSETSGVTHRFFLAESNGTDPRIPFIRQLIRDIGEHGDIIVFNKAFESARLSELAANFPEYDTPVGRMIARIKDLMVLFQQRYYYVPEMKGSYSIKQVLPAMVPGFSYDTLAIGDGGSASMAFTSLFTEPDPDKIRTTRKNLLEYCKLDTLAMVEIVKVLKGLAD encoded by the coding sequence ATGCCTCCAACACTTTCCAAATCGACATACCTGAGAGGGAGCCAGTGTAAAAAGTCCCTCTACCTCCACTGGCACCAGCCGAAGCTGAAGGACCAGATCTCCGCCATGCAGCAGGCCATCTTCAGCCAGGGGACTGATGTCGGGAAACTGGCACAGCAGCTTTTCCCCGGCGGCACCGATGCCGGCATCCATGTGCCCGCCAACTATGCAAAAAGTATTGAGATGACATCTCAATTGATCCGCGACGGGGCTTCCGTGATTTATGAGGCGGGATTTTCCATGAACGGCCTGCACTGTTTCGTCGATATCCTGGTGAAAAATGAAGAGGGTTGGAAAGCTTACGAAGTGAAGAGTTCCACTCAGGTGAAACCGGTGAACCTGCTGGATGCCGCCTTCCAGTATCATGTAATGACCCGCAGCGGCCTGGAACTGGCCGACGTCTCCCTGGTGGTGCTGAATACGGCATATGAACGAAACGGGGAATTAGATATGCATCAACTTTTTAAGATAGAATCGGTGTACCAACGAATCCTGCAGCTCCAGGATAAGGTGCAGCAGGATATTGCAGATTTTTTCTTCACGCTCACCGCGCCACTGGCACCCGTTATCGATATCGGCCCGCATTGTTCTGACCCGTATGATTGTGATTTTCATGGTCATTGCTGGCAACATGTGCCGGATTATTCAATCTTCAACATCTCCCGGTTGGGTGGGGATAAAAAATGGGACCTCTACAACATGGGTATCCTCCGGTTCGAAGACATCCCGCCGGATTTCAAGCTGAATGACAGCCAGTGGCAGCAGGTCATGGCCGAACTGAAAGGCGAAACACACATCGATAAGGATACGATCCGCATGTTCCTGGATGGATTGAACTATCCCTTATACTTCCTTGATTTTGAGTCGTTCCAGCCGGCAGCACCGATGTTCAACCGTAGCCGGTCTTATCAGCAGATCGTGTTCCAGTATTCGATGCATATCATGCATTCCGAAACTTCCGGGGTAACGCACAGGTTTTTCCTGGCGGAATCAAACGGAACTGATCCGAGGATTCCGTTCATCCGCCAGCTTATCCGGGACATTGGAGAACATGGCGATATTATCGTGTTCAACAAGGCCTTCGAGTCGGCCCGGCTGAGCGAGCTTGCGGCAAATTTCCCGGAATATGACACTCCTGTTGGCCGGATGATCGCCCGGATTAAAGACCTTATGGTGCTTTTCCAGCAGCGGTATTACTATGTCCCGGAGATGAAAGGCTCCTATTCTATCAAGCAGGTACTCCCCGCTATGGTTCCTGGTTTTAGCTATGACACCCTGGCCATCGGCGACGGAGGATCGGCCAGCATGGCTTTTACATCACTATTTACTGAGCCTGATCCCGATAAGATCCGGACTACGCGCAAAAATCTCCTGGAATACTGTAAGTTGGATACGCTGGCAATGGTGGAAATCGTAAAGGTTTTAAAGGGTCTCGCAGATTAG
- a CDS encoding CAP domain-containing protein encodes MKPSEKEMIYEINLLRSNPKGYLVYLDQYLKEAKKNPEVIGSGQMKYSLTMFYETINGVEKLVRIDTVWLNEPEDESQAIESLRKDLSSMKPLSILKPDKGIYEAVKKHAMDQDRHDWTLWHVGSDGSMPWDRIKKYSPDMTEGNENIAGRYPEGTARQIVIQLLIDTGIPGYGHRYNLLDPRWTHVACYDAGLKAGLYRWIQNFGQVN; translated from the coding sequence ATGAAACCATCTGAGAAAGAGATGATATACGAGATCAACCTGCTTAGAAGTAATCCAAAAGGTTACCTGGTTTACCTGGATCAATATCTAAAAGAGGCAAAAAAAAACCCGGAAGTTATTGGAAGTGGGCAGATGAAATATTCTTTGACGATGTTTTATGAGACCATTAACGGGGTTGAAAAGCTTGTAAGGATTGATACAGTCTGGCTTAATGAACCGGAGGATGAATCACAAGCCATTGAGAGCCTGAGAAAAGACTTAAGTTCCATGAAGCCTCTATCTATTCTGAAACCTGATAAAGGAATTTATGAGGCGGTAAAAAAACATGCTATGGACCAGGATCGCCATGATTGGACCCTCTGGCATGTCGGCAGTGACGGCTCGATGCCATGGGACAGGATTAAAAAATATTCACCGGATATGACTGAAGGGAATGAAAATATTGCAGGTCGCTACCCAGAGGGAACTGCCAGGCAGATTGTTATACAATTACTTATCGATACGGGTATTCCCGGATATGGCCATCGTTATAATCTGCTGGATCCAAGGTGGACACATGTGGCATGCTATGATGCAGGCCTTAAAGCAGGTTTATACCGATGGATACAGAATTTCGGGCAGGTGAACTAA
- a CDS encoding isochorismatase family protein encodes MKKILFLIVSLTLLASSTTLFSQDKKPERLHPALLVIDIQKQFLPMVEEREKEVSLYMINAYIDLFRKSGFPVIRIYHTDKEYGPFPGTPEFEFPEEVTILPDDQKVVKI; translated from the coding sequence ATGAAAAAGATCCTCTTCCTCATCGTTTCCCTGACCCTGCTGGCAAGCAGCACAACCCTCTTTTCCCAGGACAAAAAGCCCGAACGCCTGCATCCGGCCCTGCTGGTGATCGATATCCAGAAACAGTTCCTTCCCATGGTGGAAGAACGTGAAAAAGAAGTCTCTTTGTACATGATCAACGCCTATATCGACCTGTTCCGTAAAAGCGGTTTCCCCGTGATCCGCATTTACCATACCGACAAGGAATATGGACCTTTTCCCGGCACGCCGGAGTTCGAGTTCCCTGAAGAAGTTACCATCCTGCCTGACGATCAGAAGGTCGTGAAAATCTGA
- a CDS encoding transcriptional regulator, producing MFEELDPVLHSQLRLAIMSVLISVETAEFNYLLEKTGATRGNLSVQITRLNEAGYVDVKKSFRQNYPLTTCNITPKGVEAFEKYVKALQGYLQREKNS from the coding sequence ATGTTTGAAGAACTGGATCCGGTATTACATTCACAACTGCGACTGGCGATCATGTCGGTGCTGATCAGTGTGGAGACGGCTGAATTTAATTATCTGCTGGAGAAAACAGGCGCTACCAGGGGAAACCTTAGCGTTCAGATCACCAGGTTAAATGAAGCCGGCTACGTTGATGTAAAAAAGAGTTTTCGCCAAAACTACCCCCTGACTACCTGCAATATTACTCCTAAAGGTGTTGAAGCTTTCGAGAAATATGTTAAGGCCCTGCAGGGGTATCTTCAACGGGAGAAGAATAGCTGA
- a CDS encoding TolC family protein, whose protein sequence is MIKKLIPLLVILFSGFHLAGQEILTLSDAVRIGLENNYSIIIQKNDAQIATNNNTLGNAGFLPAVTLNATQNNTITTTHQETFAGSVKDITGATNRSVNAGVQLSWTLFDGFSMFVGKNMLNILEEMGETGARIAIENTLSSIITSYYGIIQQQKLIQVLEDAAALSLERKKIMEAKIGLGAGSELMLLQSTVDLNADSINLIRETASMKQTMADLNRLLARNPEIRFALADSIMLSDALSFDSLLTKSKAQNSDLLIARNNITLNSLAIKDAQSQRYPKLNLNAGYNYNQLNSETGFLQYNRSLGPSFGLSLSYPLFDGFNVNRTIRNAKVELNTMETYLRDTDLGIHTELYKLYIDYTTNLRIVGIELLNQEVARENVEVAFEKYRLGSINDIELRETQKKYIDAQYQLLLSQFQAKKAEIELLRISGELVQLFFSR, encoded by the coding sequence ATGATCAAAAAATTAATTCCTCTTCTGGTGATCCTTTTTAGCGGTTTTCACCTGGCCGGGCAGGAAATTCTCACCCTTTCTGATGCTGTCAGGATCGGCCTGGAAAACAACTATTCCATCATCATTCAAAAGAATGATGCCCAAATTGCAACAAACAACAACACCCTAGGAAACGCCGGGTTTCTTCCTGCCGTGACCCTGAATGCCACACAAAACAATACTATTACGACCACACATCAGGAAACATTTGCCGGCAGCGTTAAAGACATTACGGGCGCAACGAACCGGTCGGTGAACGCCGGTGTGCAATTGAGCTGGACGCTATTTGACGGGTTCAGCATGTTCGTTGGTAAAAATATGCTGAATATTTTGGAGGAAATGGGAGAAACCGGGGCACGCATTGCGATCGAAAATACCCTTTCTTCCATCATAACCAGCTATTACGGTATCATACAGCAGCAAAAGCTGATCCAGGTTCTCGAAGATGCCGCGGCACTCTCGTTGGAACGCAAAAAGATCATGGAAGCTAAAATTGGCCTGGGAGCAGGGTCAGAACTTATGCTACTGCAATCTACCGTTGACCTGAATGCCGACAGCATCAACCTGATCCGTGAAACGGCATCCATGAAGCAGACCATGGCTGATCTTAACCGGCTGCTTGCCCGTAATCCGGAAATCAGGTTTGCACTGGCAGATAGCATTATGTTAAGTGATGCCTTATCTTTCGACAGCCTCTTAACTAAATCGAAGGCTCAAAACAGCGATTTGCTCATTGCACGCAATAATATTACCCTGAACAGTCTTGCAATTAAAGATGCCCAATCGCAGCGGTACCCAAAACTGAACCTGAACGCAGGTTATAACTATAACCAGCTAAATTCGGAAACAGGGTTCCTTCAATATAACCGTAGCCTGGGGCCATCTTTCGGACTCTCCCTTTCATATCCGCTTTTCGATGGGTTTAATGTTAACCGCACTATCAGAAACGCGAAAGTTGAACTGAATACGATGGAAACTTATCTAAGGGACACCGACCTGGGTATTCATACCGAACTTTATAAGCTTTATATCGATTATACTACAAACCTCAGGATTGTAGGGATAGAGCTCCTCAACCAGGAAGTAGCCCGGGAGAATGTCGAGGTGGCATTTGAGAAGTACCGTCTGGGTTCAATCAATGACATTGAACTACGGGAAACCCAGAAAAAATATATCGATGCACAGTACCAGCTTCTGCTTTCCCAGTTCCAGGCTAAGAAAGCAGAGATTGAACTATTGAGGATCAGCGGGGAGTTGGTTCAGCTATTCTTCTCCCGTTGA